In the genome of Rhodamnia argentea isolate NSW1041297 chromosome 3, ASM2092103v1, whole genome shotgun sequence, one region contains:
- the LOC115743174 gene encoding UV-B-induced protein At3g17800, chloroplastic, translating into MQILGATNEALMSIPSASGGGLKSPSEFRHFHPFSGSKFFLSGGLVKRCRSFAIQTLGNGRGKYRARGSMIRASGDLSDNIVPVTPLTFESPIGQLLAQILQNHPHLLLAAADQQLENLRSERDAEKEKNPASGDLLYQRIAEVKEKERRKTLEEIIYCLIVQRFVENDISMIPKITATSDPVGRVDFWPNQEEKLESIHSPEAFEMIQSHLSLVVGDRVVGPLDNIVQSSKIKLGKLYAASIMYGYFLRRVDERFQLERTMNTLPEGYTEKRVRSEGPIPTSPFWDPDSLIRIPPDDGSDGDGGGFMDSEGGKSYRLRSYVMYLDPETLQRYATIRSKESISLIEKQTQALFGRPDVSVAEDGSIDTSSDQVISVTFSGLTMLILEAVAFGSFLWDMENYVESKYQFVKS; encoded by the exons ATGCAGATTTTGGGCGCGACGAACGAAGCTTTGATGAGCATTCCGTCGGCGTCGGGTGGAGGCCTCAAGTCCCCTTCCGAGTTCAGGCATTTCCACCCTTTCTCGGGTTCTAAGTTCTTCCTCTCTGGTGGTCTCGTCAAG AGATGCCGCTCTTTTGCTATCCAGACATTAGGGAATGGGCGGGGAAAGTATCGAGCAAGAGGCTCAATGATTAGAGCCTCTGGGGATTTGAGTGACAACATAGTCCCGGTCACTCCTCTAACATTTGAGTCCCCAATCGGACAGCTTTTGGCACAAATACTCCAAAATCATCCACATTTACTTTTAGCAGCTGCTGACCAGCAGCTTGAGAACCTTCGAAGTGAAAGAGatgctgaaaaagaaaagaatcctGCATCAGGAGATCTACTCTACCA GAGAATTGCTGAGGTCAAGGAGAAGGAGAGGCGCAAAACACTGGAAGAGATAATATACTGCTTGATTGTGCAGAGATTTGTGGAAAATGACATCTCAATGATCCCGAAGATTACGGCAACGTCAGATCCCGTCGGTCGTGTGGATTTTTGGCCTAACCAAGAAGAGAAGCTCGAGTCCATCCATTCTCCCGAAGCTTTTGAAATGATACAGAGCCACTTGTCCCTTGTGGTTGGAGACCGAGTAGTGGGACCTCTGGATAACATTGTACAGAGTAGCAAAATCAAACTTGGAAAACTGTATGCCGCTTCTATAATGTACGGGTATTTCCTTAGAAGAGTGGACGAGCGATTTCAACTTGAAAGGACCATGAACACTCTTCCTGAGGGATATACTGAGAAACGGGTGAGGTCGGAGGGTCCGATACCGACGAGCCCATTTTGGGATCCAGATTCTTTGATCAGAATTCCACCTGATGATGGCAGCGATGGTGATGGAGGCGGTTTCATGGACTCAGAAGGAGGCAAATCATATAGGCTCCGGTCGTACGTGATGTACTTGGATCCGGAAACTCTTCAGCGATATGCGACCATAAGATCCAAGGAGTCTATTTCCTTAATAGAGAAGCAGACTCAAGCATTGTTTGGAAGGCCTGATGTAAGTGTCGCGGAGGATGGTTCCATTGACACGTCGAGTGACCAAGTCATCTCCGTCACGTTCTCTGGGTTGACGATGCTGATTTTGGAGGCAGTAGCATTTGGATCGTTCCTGTGGGACATGGAAAACTATGTCGAGTCCAAGTACCAATTCGTGAAAAGCTAG